In the genome of Fusobacterium necrogenes, one region contains:
- a CDS encoding autotransporter outer membrane beta-barrel domain-containing protein: MREDIKKSIKRWLKRKVTITLGMMVAFMITGGVVYSNDGLINQEVTIKAENGTILVTPEGAGVLDGNTWTNNGKIDVAWGNGVRIDSSVTQNFSLINNGVITGSNSPDDYSGNGIYNNGTIETLTNSGVISGNSSGSGYYSGNGIYNNGTIKTLTNNGIISGKKSNDYSTVNIGNGIYNNGTIETLTNSGLIKGNSNNSGFGSGNGIYNESGTIESLTNNGIITGTTKLGMNNGNGNGIFNWKGTIESLINNGIISGNSNSGNSYSEANSGNGIYNESGTITTLTNSGLIKGNSNNSEYFSGNGIFNERYETIEILINNGIITGTTKLGINNRNGNGIYNESGTIITLTNSGLIKGNSNNSEFGSGIGIYNESGTIGSLTNNGTITGNSYSGSSSSGNYSGNGIYNEIYGTIETLTNNGTITGNSYSGTSNGNGIYNERYGTIGSLTNYGIIAGSNKAINNQGTITTQNNYGLLIDGAGTDNVTVNAGAGGEITEEGEYKGYTVKNTFVDTNNQYQNLTSITETDITLSTDSEKLIINGYKKGLKVNKDLTLSNSIINSYTTAINIESGNFTGNNIIINGGIDETSATIKGNANTDNLTLTNNSIINGNIDMGSGADTISLTSSTLNGGVIATDDNITMDKSDINGNSTLTDSEMTLTSTTLNGNIIANGGKINITGSNNLFNVGASTINGNITIENGEIYVKDGSIINGNITLDGTTTTVWLDKNQAINGKITIDESVTEKFLGVNYNINTDEDMTSLKNQTDKFTSFDVKLKDGENTVTLTDLNINSITGGNGADNFKTTIAGLVGKTIVGVGNDTLTLLDNITTGNTIDFSNIKNVENLQLADGGNTLNISNSSFPIIRGGNGDDNFKIYITGLVGKAVYGGEGSDTLTLLDNITTENQGSISFFRTKSIENLQLADGGNTFDISNSHIKNILGGSGVDTFQTSIDKLNDKTIVGGAGSDVLEIISGVFDNTENNILENVTEVEELKLANANNKVDIDKLTGFNKVVGNDGADNFKTTIDALSGKALVGGEGNDVLEITSGAFDNTTSNPFTSVTGVEELKLANANNKVNIDKFIDFNKVVGNDGIDTFIGNDKDKFINMTLDGGNGEDNLQLGFTADNSNIFTNVSNIENLTLTASNNNLIFNGENDKFDNISFGKDSTDNTISLTDVDTSISFATSGNNVVNLTDSDYRLSNHISGANTINLQGDKEWSFEGSNIIGGKDVNINSSSGVNLGITYDGVIKVNDSFITDNSNAILNGEVKISFDGVKGITFDSIDNTHTLSFGKLSLGDSSKLYIPAFLSSQKNNSNDYTLSVKKWNELVGNSSLDIYTDRYNTAITKYNQEGYLNLTTAFNNFSKDSIVDYITDDNELGSKLTYTSENKTYDTRVFKDGETILINGGDSNLTFNDIVVTGIDVAVENGNNTLTLGGTEESSINVGTEGINADNSKVALTLNISGEKNNNISSISMKNSNNNTINLKGNNITVGDIAFGSGDNNLVIDKLSNITSVGEISSTSGDKTNSNKITISNAIQKEESEKLLNLLNQTQNSIGSINLTSESKFVVNSQYNYDRDINLTSNNSITLEENGVLKADNIKFNGNSNQVTVNGGDIDGTLTFGEGSGDILTVNTGDRLTYKVVGADTINLGNNGVWSFADGSSILSNSNVNIFTGEGYVKMEIGKDGQISSYNPFQNGTTAKIDNLKFTLDSSVIFDNINETITLDTNIMSDNLMVSDFLTNNNGTLSIKKAGELGIGTLYQGNYEYLVTNYYNRDKDENGVITGIFNDGSAEDIKNKVENMITEEQHFYSFKGEVDTKLSLSKIYIETTSDESVADKNNDIVFNDFATTDDFIVNVDKGTENSISILGNVTLGKGIDASQSEGKINLTLGGGEISKNNMNITLGKSDDILNILSDISATLDGNTGNNILNIGKIAQEKSDTSKDTITLAGEIKNFSEFNLYQNTKLDSGLKLSMNGSDKKINLNKNDLILGIDYEKKDEDGKVIGHALYDNGITVNNNDGNLIVEASTASKNSIISMGKENASVIENGENIFLSGSANHNVTYDRDNNEINVTIKEHIIGENEAVKYAHLDRIYQSIVDANKIGLMAPSSTLTDKTEDEAIKAQLEFYGKIYNSTPYAYSNDISRETANMVNDSIMDSRFKADEGSWLHYGAIAGQGYDDDNSYYGRGYYNSVDLGIAEVDIESDIYSAYYMGEYGKTDKLALGYVIAGNNSNTDIGESDLKGSGYYLGAYTKYSAGNLRLIAGLGYQHNYYKADRRVSNKYQLMTIWKKYTDDTLTAYSGVKYIHNLTDDLTFEPYARVSLAQVMQHSINEADNGDLSISVDGKGFTTLDSEIGVDLVKSTVVKDGKVNLIAGVGAEIMLDGYGRENLTAKVNGSSKTFDIISEKEENFRGKVSLGVEYEKTNGVFYNAKGSYIRTEDNDNCNLGIGIGYKF, encoded by the coding sequence ATGAGAGAGGATATTAAAAAATCAATAAAAAGATGGCTAAAAAGAAAGGTTACAATAACATTGGGAATGATGGTGGCCTTTATGATAACAGGAGGAGTGGTTTATTCTAATGATGGTTTGATAAATCAAGAAGTAACTATTAAGGCGGAGAATGGAACTATTTTAGTTACTCCAGAGGGAGCTGGGGTACTAGATGGTAATACTTGGACTAATAATGGTAAGATAGATGTAGCTTGGGGAAATGGGGTTAGAATAGATAGTAGTGTTACACAGAATTTTAGTTTAATAAATAATGGTGTAATCACAGGGAGTAATAGTCCAGATGATTATAGTGGAAATGGAATATATAATAACGGAACAATAGAAACTCTAACAAATAGTGGTGTAATCTCAGGGAATAGTAGTGGTTCAGGATATTATAGTGGAAATGGAATATATAATAACGGAACAATAAAAACTCTAACAAACAATGGAATAATATCAGGGAAGAAGAGTAATGACTATTCGACAGTGAATATTGGAAATGGAATATATAATAACGGAACAATAGAAACTCTAACAAATAGTGGGTTAATAAAAGGAAATAGTAATAATTCAGGATTTGGAAGTGGCAATGGAATATATAATGAATCTGGAACAATAGAAAGTTTAACAAACAATGGAATAATAACAGGAACTACTAAATTAGGGATGAATAATGGAAATGGCAATGGAATATTTAATTGGAAAGGAACAATAGAAAGTTTAATAAACAATGGAATAATATCAGGGAATAGTAATTCAGGAAATAGTTATTCAGAAGCTAATAGTGGCAATGGAATATATAATGAATCTGGAACAATAACAACATTAACAAATAGTGGGTTAATAAAAGGAAATAGTAATAATTCAGAATATTTTAGTGGCAATGGAATATTTAATGAGAGATATGAAACAATAGAAATTCTAATAAACAATGGAATAATAACAGGAACTACCAAATTAGGGATTAATAATAGAAATGGCAATGGAATATATAATGAATCTGGAACAATAATAACATTAACAAATAGTGGGTTAATAAAAGGAAATAGTAATAATTCAGAATTTGGAAGTGGAATTGGAATATATAATGAATCTGGAACAATAGGAAGTCTAACAAATAATGGAACAATAACAGGAAATAGTTATTCAGGAAGTAGTAGTTCAGGAAATTATAGTGGAAATGGAATATATAATGAGATATATGGAACAATAGAAACTCTAACAAACAATGGAACAATAACAGGAAATAGTTATTCAGGGACTAGTAATGGAAATGGAATATATAATGAGAGATATGGAACAATAGGAAGTCTAACAAACTATGGAATAATAGCAGGAAGTAATAAGGCTATTAATAATCAAGGAACTATAACTACTCAAAATAACTATGGACTATTGATAGATGGGGCTGGAACAGATAATGTAACAGTTAATGCTGGAGCTGGTGGAGAGATAACAGAAGAGGGAGAGTATAAAGGATATACAGTAAAAAATACTTTTGTAGATACAAATAATCAATATCAAAACTTAACTTCAATAACTGAAACTGATATCACTCTATCAACTGATAGTGAAAAATTAATAATTAATGGATATAAAAAAGGTTTAAAAGTTAATAAAGATTTAACTCTTTCTAACTCCATTATAAATAGTTACACAACAGCTATAAATATAGAGAGTGGAAATTTTACAGGGAATAATATAATTATCAATGGCGGAATAGATGAAACAAGCGCTACTATTAAAGGGAATGCCAACACAGATAATCTAACTTTAACAAATAATTCAATTATTAATGGTAACATTGATATGGGAAGTGGGGCTGACACAATTAGTTTAACATCATCTACACTTAATGGTGGAGTTATAGCTACTGATGATAATATCACTATGGATAAATCAGATATCAATGGTAACTCAACTCTAACTGATAGTGAAATGACATTGACTAGCACAACTTTAAATGGAAATATTATTGCTAATGGTGGAAAGATAAATATAACAGGAAGTAATAATCTCTTTAACGTAGGGGCTAGTACAATCAATGGTAATATCACTATTGAGAATGGAGAGATATATGTAAAAGATGGCTCAATAATTAATGGAAATATTACTTTAGATGGAACTACTACAACTGTTTGGTTAGATAAAAATCAAGCTATCAATGGGAAGATTACTATTGATGAGAGTGTTACAGAGAAATTTTTAGGAGTTAATTATAATATAAATACAGATGAAGATATGACATCTTTAAAAAATCAAACTGATAAATTCACTAGTTTTGATGTAAAATTAAAAGATGGTGAAAATACTGTTACCTTAACAGATTTAAATATAAATTCTATCACAGGTGGAAATGGAGCAGATAATTTTAAAACTACTATTGCGGGACTTGTTGGAAAAACAATAGTAGGTGTAGGTAATGATACCTTGACTCTACTTGATAATATTACAACAGGGAACACTATCGATTTTTCAAATATAAAAAATGTAGAAAATTTACAATTAGCTGATGGTGGAAATACCCTTAATATTTCTAATTCCTCTTTTCCAATTATCAGAGGTGGAAATGGAGATGACAATTTCAAAATTTATATTACTGGACTTGTTGGAAAAGCAGTATATGGTGGAGAGGGTAGTGATACCTTAACCCTACTTGATAATATTACAACAGAAAATCAAGGAAGTATTAGTTTTTTTAGGACAAAGAGCATAGAAAATTTACAACTAGCTGATGGTGGAAATACCTTTGATATTTCTAATTCCCATATCAAAAATATTTTAGGTGGAAGTGGAGTAGATACTTTCCAAACTTCTATTGATAAGCTTAATGATAAAACAATAGTAGGTGGGGCAGGTAGTGATGTTTTAGAAATAATATCAGGTGTATTTGATAATACAGAAAATAATATTCTTGAGAATGTAACAGAAGTAGAGGAATTAAAACTAGCTAATGCCAACAACAAGGTAGACATAGACAAATTAACAGGATTTAACAAAGTTGTAGGAAATGATGGAGCAGACAATTTCAAAACTACTATTGATGCACTTAGTGGTAAAGCACTAGTAGGTGGAGAGGGTAATGATGTTTTAGAAATAACATCAGGTGCATTTGATAATACAACAAGTAATCCATTTACAAGTGTAACAGGGGTAGAGGAATTAAAACTAGCTAATGCCAACAACAAGGTAAATATAGATAAATTTATAGACTTTAATAAAGTTGTAGGAAATGATGGAATAGATACCTTTATAGGAAATGATAAAGATAAATTTATAAATATGACACTAGATGGTGGAAATGGGGAAGATAATCTTCAATTGGGATTTACTGCTGATAACTCAAATATATTTACCAATGTAAGCAACATAGAAAATCTAACTCTAACAGCTTCAAATAATAATTTAATTTTTAATGGAGAGAATGATAAATTTGATAATATTTCCTTTGGAAAAGATTCAACAGACAACACTATCTCATTAACTGATGTAGATACCTCTATCAGCTTTGCAACCTCTGGTAACAATGTTGTAAATTTAACTGATAGTGATTATAGATTGAGTAACCATATAAGTGGAGCAAACACAATAAATCTACAAGGAGATAAGGAGTGGAGCTTTGAGGGAAGCAATATCATAGGTGGAAAAGATGTAAATATCAACTCTAGCTCTGGGGTTAATTTAGGTATTACCTATGATGGAGTTATAAAAGTAAATGATAGTTTTATTACTGACAACAGTAATGCCATATTAAATGGAGAGGTAAAAATCTCTTTTGATGGAGTGAAAGGAATAACTTTTGATAGTATTGATAATACTCATACTCTATCTTTTGGAAAATTATCTCTAGGAGATAGCTCTAAGTTATATATACCAGCTTTCTTAAGCAGTCAAAAAAATAACTCAAATGATTATACTCTATCGGTAAAAAAATGGAATGAGCTTGTAGGTAATTCAAGCTTAGATATTTATACAGATAGATACAACACAGCTATCACTAAGTACAACCAAGAGGGATATTTAAATTTAACAACAGCCTTTAATAATTTTTCAAAGGATAGTATAGTTGATTATATCACAGATGACAATGAGTTAGGTTCAAAACTTACATATACCTCTGAAAATAAAACTTATGATACTAGGGTGTTTAAAGATGGAGAAACTATCTTAATCAATGGTGGAGATAGCAATTTAACATTTAATGATATAGTTGTTACAGGTATTGATGTAGCTGTTGAAAATGGTAATAATACGCTTACTCTTGGTGGTACAGAGGAGAGTTCTATAAATGTAGGAACAGAGGGAATAAATGCTGATAACTCAAAGGTAGCATTAACATTAAATATCTCTGGAGAGAAAAATAATAATATATCTAGTATCTCTATGAAAAACAGCAATAACAATACTATCAATTTAAAAGGAAATAATATCACAGTTGGAGATATTGCCTTTGGTAGTGGAGATAATAACTTAGTGATAGATAAATTATCTAATATTACTTCTGTTGGAGAGATTAGCTCTACTTCTGGAGATAAAACTAATTCAAATAAAATAACAATCTCTAATGCTATCCAAAAAGAAGAGAGTGAAAAATTATTAAATCTATTAAATCAAACTCAAAACTCTATCGGAAGTATCAATCTAACTTCTGAAAGTAAATTTGTAGTTAATTCTCAATATAATTATGATAGAGATATAAATTTAACTTCAAATAACAGTATCACATTGGAAGAAAATGGAGTATTAAAAGCCGATAACATCAAATTCAATGGAAATAGTAACCAAGTTACTGTAAATGGTGGAGATATAGATGGAACTCTTACATTTGGAGAGGGAAGTGGAGATATTTTAACAGTTAATACAGGAGATAGACTTACTTACAAGGTAGTAGGTGCTGATACTATCAATCTAGGAAATAATGGAGTTTGGTCTTTTGCAGATGGAAGTAGTATCCTATCTAATTCAAATGTAAATATATTTACAGGAGAGGGATATGTAAAAATGGAGATCGGAAAAGATGGACAGATAAGTAGTTATAATCCTTTCCAAAATGGTACTACTGCAAAAATAGACAATTTGAAATTTACACTAGATAGTAGTGTTATATTTGATAATATTAATGAAACAATAACTTTAGATACAAACATAATGTCAGATAATCTTATGGTTTCAGATTTCTTAACAAATAACAATGGTACACTTTCAATAAAAAAAGCTGGAGAGTTGGGAATAGGAACACTATATCAAGGAAATTATGAATACTTAGTAACTAATTACTACAATCGTGATAAAGATGAGAATGGAGTAATCACAGGTATATTTAATGATGGAAGTGCTGAGGATATAAAAAATAAGGTTGAAAATATGATAACAGAGGAGCAACACTTCTATTCATTTAAAGGAGAGGTAGATACAAAACTATCTCTAAGTAAAATATATATAGAAACTACTTCTGATGAAAGTGTAGCAGATAAGAATAATGATATAGTATTCAATGATTTTGCTACAACTGATGACTTTATAGTTAATGTTGATAAAGGAACTGAGAATAGTATCTCTATTTTAGGAAATGTGACTTTAGGTAAAGGAATAGATGCTTCTCAATCAGAGGGAAAAATCAATTTAACCTTAGGTGGAGGAGAGATTTCTAAAAATAATATGAATATTACTCTTGGAAAATCAGATGATATATTAAATATACTTTCAGATATTTCTGCTACATTAGATGGAAATACTGGAAATAATATTTTAAATATAGGAAAAATAGCTCAAGAAAAATCAGATACTTCAAAAGATACAATTACTTTAGCTGGAGAGATTAAAAATTTCTCAGAGTTCAATCTTTATCAAAATACGAAATTAGATTCAGGATTAAAACTCTCTATGAATGGAAGTGATAAAAAAATAAACTTAAATAAAAATGATTTAATACTAGGAATTGACTATGAGAAAAAAGATGAAGATGGAAAAGTAATAGGACATGCTTTATATGATAATGGAATAACAGTTAATAATAATGATGGAAATTTAATAGTTGAAGCTTCTACAGCAAGTAAAAACTCTATTATCTCAATGGGAAAAGAGAATGCTTCTGTTATTGAAAATGGAGAAAATATCTTCCTTTCAGGTTCAGCTAACCACAATGTAACTTATGATAGAGATAACAACGAAATAAATGTAACTATTAAAGAACATATAATAGGAGAAAATGAGGCTGTGAAGTATGCTCATCTTGACAGAATTTACCAAAGTATAGTTGATGCTAATAAGATTGGATTAATGGCACCAAGTTCTACTCTTACAGATAAAACAGAAGATGAGGCTATCAAAGCTCAATTAGAATTCTATGGAAAAATCTATAATTCAACACCATATGCTTACTCAAATGATATCTCAAGGGAAACAGCTAATATGGTAAATGATAGTATAATGGACAGCAGATTTAAAGCAGATGAAGGAAGTTGGCTACACTATGGAGCAATAGCTGGACAGGGTTATGATGATGACAACTCTTACTATGGTAGAGGATATTACAACTCTGTTGATTTAGGAATAGCAGAGGTAGATATAGAGTCAGATATCTATTCAGCTTACTATATGGGAGAGTATGGAAAAACAGATAAATTAGCTCTTGGATATGTAATAGCTGGAAATAATAGCAATACAGATATAGGAGAGAGCGACTTAAAAGGAAGTGGATATTACTTAGGTGCTTATACTAAGTACAGCGCAGGAAACCTTAGATTGATAGCTGGATTAGGTTACCAACACAACTATTATAAAGCAGATAGAAGAGTGTCAAATAAGTATCAATTAATGACAATTTGGAAAAAATACACTGATGACACATTAACAGCTTATTCTGGAGTAAAATATATCCATAATTTAACTGATGATTTAACGTTTGAACCATATGCAAGAGTAAGTTTAGCACAGGTTATGCAACATTCTATAAATGAGGCAGATAACGGAGATTTATCTATCTCAGTAGATGGAAAAGGTTTCACTACATTAGATAGTGAGATAGGAGTAGACTTAGTAAAATCTACAGTAGTAAAAGATGGAAAGGTAAATCTAATAGCTGGAGTTGGAGCAGAGATTATGTTAGATGGATATGGGAGAGAAAATCTAACAGCTAAAGTCAATGGTTCAAGCAAAACTTTTGATATAATATCAGAGAAAGAGGAAAACTTTAGAGGGAAGGTTAGCTTAGGAGTAGAGTATGAGAAAACAAATGGAGTATTCTACAATGCTAAGGGAAGTTATATAAGAACAGAGGATAATGATAATTGTAATTTAGGAATAGGTATAGGTTATAAATTTTAG
- the licT gene encoding BglG family transcription antiterminator LicT, with protein sequence MKLRVVKILNNNAFISKDENNKEIIVMGKGIAFQKKANEDVELPENVKVFSSDENQINEKLKNTILNIPEKYLEITERIVELLKDRYNKELHNIIYVSLTEHIHGAVERYRNGIEIENPLLNEIKHLYREEYDVALEGLKIIDEKLGIKFQKDEAGYITSHIINAQLDGGMNNTTEITKIVQKILNIIEFNMLIDINEDSISYDRVVTHLKFLSLRVLNNTVNDEDEELFEIFTKKYPQAYKCVTVIYKYFEKEYNYILTNAEQMYLIIYIQRLYKEAIKNK encoded by the coding sequence ATGAAGTTACGTGTTGTAAAGATTTTAAATAATAATGCCTTTATATCTAAAGATGAGAATAATAAAGAGATTATTGTTATGGGAAAGGGAATAGCATTTCAAAAGAAAGCAAATGAAGATGTAGAGCTTCCAGAGAATGTTAAAGTTTTCTCAAGTGATGAAAATCAAATAAATGAAAAGTTAAAAAATACAATTTTAAATATCCCTGAAAAATATTTAGAAATAACAGAAAGAATTGTAGAATTATTAAAGGATAGATACAACAAGGAGTTGCACAATATAATCTATGTTTCTTTGACTGAGCATATACATGGGGCAGTGGAGAGATATAGAAATGGAATAGAGATAGAAAACCCTCTTTTAAATGAGATAAAGCACCTTTATAGAGAGGAGTATGATGTAGCTCTTGAGGGATTGAAGATAATAGATGAAAAACTAGGTATAAAATTCCAAAAAGATGAGGCTGGATATATTACAAGTCATATAATCAATGCCCAACTTGATGGGGGAATGAATAATACCACTGAGATAACAAAAATCGTACAGAAGATTTTAAATATTATAGAGTTTAATATGCTAATAGATATAAATGAGGATAGCATATCTTATGATAGAGTTGTAACACACTTAAAGTTTCTTTCATTGAGAGTGTTAAACAATACAGTAAATGATGAAGATGAGGAGCTATTTGAGATTTTTACAAAAAAATATCCTCAAGCTTACAAGTGTGTAACTGTAATTTATAAATATTTTGAAAAAGAGTACAACTATATTTTAACAAATGCAGAGCAGATGTATCTGATAATATATATTCAAAGATTATACAAAGAAGCAATTAAAAACAAATAG